One genomic window of Azospirillum thermophilum includes the following:
- a CDS encoding ABC transporter ATP-binding protein, with protein MLTTVRRVMSLFRPFWRQLALIALLMMLQKAGDLLVPLFGGRVIDAMAQRQTLDAIYAMTATAFLFWVCHGNVLPYLTGRVDLARFQYDGPRHLGVSVLHRVLRPRLSPEGRDTAMQQAVIERGELVLMQFVNAVVRVAIPVILPGLVTLGLLLWWYPLIGLIAIVGGTLDILATVYLNKVLRPLYTRLQELDYERQRVHTHVFRNLLGLIVESKERQAVADYDERYAAFAGFGALTGRRFLAFNFGRGLIVNVTNLCSWGVGAWYVDSGVYSLGYFLASLSWSTYLMNCVGAGIELQRQWMETIPAIKAFFAELDAYGPPDDEAAAGGAAAGAEDAVPCPVPALAVAAE; from the coding sequence AAGGCGGGCGACCTTCTGGTGCCCCTGTTCGGCGGCCGGGTCATCGACGCCATGGCGCAGCGCCAGACGCTCGACGCCATCTACGCGATGACCGCCACCGCCTTCCTCTTCTGGGTCTGCCACGGCAACGTCCTTCCCTACCTGACCGGCCGCGTGGACCTCGCCCGCTTCCAGTATGACGGCCCCCGCCATCTCGGCGTCAGCGTCCTGCACCGGGTCCTGCGTCCCCGCCTGTCGCCCGAGGGGCGGGACACCGCCATGCAGCAGGCGGTGATCGAGCGGGGCGAACTGGTGCTGATGCAGTTCGTCAATGCCGTCGTCCGCGTCGCCATTCCGGTGATCCTGCCGGGTCTGGTCACGCTCGGGCTTCTGCTCTGGTGGTACCCGCTGATCGGGCTGATCGCCATCGTCGGCGGCACGCTCGACATCCTGGCGACCGTCTACCTGAACAAGGTCCTGCGCCCGCTCTATACCCGGCTGCAGGAACTCGACTACGAGCGGCAGCGGGTCCACACCCATGTCTTCCGCAACCTGCTCGGCCTGATCGTCGAGAGCAAGGAGCGGCAGGCGGTCGCCGACTATGACGAGCGCTACGCCGCCTTCGCCGGCTTCGGCGCCCTCACCGGGCGGCGCTTCCTCGCCTTCAACTTCGGCCGTGGCCTGATCGTCAACGTGACCAACCTGTGCAGTTGGGGGGTCGGCGCCTGGTATGTCGACAGCGGGGTCTATTCGCTCGGCTACTTCCTCGCCTCGCTGAGCTGGTCGACCTACCTGATGAACTGCGTCGGCGCCGGGATCGAGCTGCAGAGGCAGTGGATGGAGACGATCCCCGCCATCAAGGCCTTCTTCGCCGAACTCGACGCCTATGGTCCGCCGGACGACGAAGCGGCGGCCGGCGGGGCTGCGGCGGGCGCTGAGGATGCGGTGCCCTGCCCGGTGCCGGCGCTGGCGGTCGCCGCGGAGTAG
- a CDS encoding MFS transporter, translated as MKSLAPDPLVTPSDVEQGKRALVYDGAWANVVGALSGGIILVGFALALDAGPLAIGALAAIPFFGQLAQIPAIGLVQRVRQRRKISVIAITLARIVILACALLPFLEDRPTALGLLILGQMAVAVLGAVSACSWNSWMHDLLPREGLGQFFARRLFWATTLALVTGLAGGLLVDHWPFGEKIYSYSLVFAVAGLAGFVSSYWLTRVPEPVMRGSYERQPFLPMLRVPLHDTNFRRLIIFMTSWNFAVNLSAPFLTTYLLLQLEFDLGVVVILWAISQTANAITLRQWGRLSDRLSNKAILALAAPVFLGCVLALPFTALPERHMLTLPLLALIHAVMGAATGGIGLATGNIGLKLAPEGQGTAYLASVSLFGSLAAGIAPIVSGLFADWFGARELSVVIHWAAPGVEAEALAMRLRRWEFFFAFSFAVGLYALHALTLVREEEEVSERRVVQLFALEVRRSMRSLSSVGGLRLATTFPFGRLVDRKPEEPGAAGSPS; from the coding sequence ATGAAGTCGCTCGCTCCCGACCCCCTGGTCACCCCGTCCGACGTCGAGCAGGGCAAGCGCGCCCTCGTCTATGACGGAGCCTGGGCGAATGTCGTCGGCGCCCTGTCCGGCGGGATCATCCTGGTGGGCTTCGCCCTGGCGCTGGACGCCGGGCCGCTCGCCATCGGGGCGCTGGCCGCCATCCCCTTCTTCGGCCAGCTCGCGCAGATCCCGGCGATCGGGCTCGTGCAGCGGGTGCGGCAGAGGCGCAAGATCTCCGTCATCGCCATCACGCTCGCCCGCATCGTCATCCTGGCCTGCGCGCTGCTGCCCTTCCTGGAGGACCGCCCGACCGCGCTGGGGCTGCTGATCCTCGGGCAGATGGCGGTCGCGGTGCTGGGCGCCGTCAGCGCCTGTTCCTGGAACTCCTGGATGCACGACCTGCTGCCCAGGGAGGGGCTGGGCCAGTTCTTCGCCCGCCGCCTGTTCTGGGCGACGACGCTGGCGCTGGTGACCGGGCTCGCCGGCGGGCTGCTGGTGGACCATTGGCCCTTCGGCGAGAAGATCTACAGCTATTCCCTGGTCTTCGCCGTCGCCGGTCTCGCCGGCTTCGTCAGCTCCTACTGGCTGACCCGGGTGCCGGAGCCGGTGATGCGCGGCAGCTACGAGCGCCAGCCCTTCCTGCCGATGCTGCGGGTGCCGCTGCACGACACCAACTTCCGCCGGCTCATCATCTTCATGACGAGCTGGAACTTCGCGGTGAACCTGTCCGCCCCGTTCCTCACCACCTATCTGCTGCTCCAGCTCGAATTCGACCTGGGGGTGGTGGTGATCCTCTGGGCGATCAGCCAGACGGCGAACGCGATCACGCTGCGGCAGTGGGGGCGGCTGTCGGACCGGCTGTCGAACAAGGCGATCCTGGCGCTGGCGGCCCCGGTCTTCCTCGGCTGCGTCCTGGCGCTGCCCTTCACCGCCCTGCCGGAGCGCCACATGCTGACGCTGCCCCTGCTGGCGCTGATCCATGCCGTGATGGGGGCCGCCACCGGCGGCATCGGGCTCGCCACCGGCAACATCGGCCTGAAGCTGGCGCCGGAGGGGCAGGGGACGGCCTATCTCGCCTCGGTCAGCCTGTTCGGCTCGCTGGCCGCCGGCATCGCGCCGATCGTCAGCGGCCTTTTCGCCGACTGGTTCGGCGCGCGGGAGCTGTCGGTGGTCATCCACTGGGCGGCCCCGGGGGTGGAGGCCGAGGCGCTCGCCATGCGGCTGCGCCGGTGGGAGTTCTTCTTCGCCTTCTCCTTCGCGGTCGGGCTCTACGCGCTGCATGCCCTGACGCTGGTCCGCGAGGAGGAGGAGGTCAGCGAGCGCCGGGTGGTCCAGCTCTTCGCGCTGGAGGTCAGGCGCAGCATGCGCAGCCTGTCCTCGGTGGGCGGGCTGCGTCTGGCGACGACCTTCCCCTTCGGCCGGCTGGTCGACCGCAAGCCGGAGGAGCCGGGCGCCGCCGGCTCCCCGTCATAG
- a CDS encoding family 1 glycosylhydrolase, which yields MPDIEIWGGLECTVARIRDAYVDQTLLNGHEHRPEDLDRFASLGITRLRYPVLWERVAPDGFDRADWRWTDERLTRLRDLGIKPIVTLVHHGSGPRNTSLLDPDFATGVGRFAGMVAGRYPWVDAYTPVNEPLTTARFSGLYGLWYPHLRDEAAFLRMLVTETRATRLAMAAIRRVNPDALLIQTEDLAKIHATPPLAAAAEMQNQRRWLSLDLLTGRVTPDHPFWPRLRDAGLAEEIAGFVADPCPPDIIGFNHYLSSERCLDHRVHRYRGLGRSRDGSNGHIDVEAVSLMAEGPTGPGGLLREAWERYRLPMAVTEVHNGSTREDQLRWLYEVWQDARSLAAEGVDLRAVTVWSLLGSYDWDQLLTRCVGYYEAGPFDVRAPVPRETALARMVRRMADGGAVDHPVLDGPGRWHRADRFRWRPVRCRPDVPDRPIPSWHRRPEDARRLLIVGATGTLGRAFARVAARRGLAHHPAGRGEVDIADPASVQAALLRHRPWAVINAAGFVRVDEAEADGRRCRRENAEGPAVLAAACAAAGIPLVGFSSDLVFDGTKRASYVEEDAVCPLNVYGETKVAAERAIAATERGLVVRTGAFFGPWDDHNFITTALRRMEQGLPVAAAEDVTVSPTYVPDLVNTVLELLIDGERGIWHLASAGAVTWAELAREAARRAGLDAGLVRALPGEELGWAARRPRYSVLGSGRASLMPPLDDALGAFFHAWREERRRSAAPASAVLPPPGPETRSAPTPSVSPACDAAE from the coding sequence ATGCCTGACATCGAAATCTGGGGCGGTCTCGAATGCACGGTCGCGCGCATCCGGGACGCCTACGTCGACCAGACCTTGCTGAACGGGCATGAGCATCGGCCGGAGGATCTGGACCGCTTCGCCTCGCTGGGGATCACGCGGCTGCGCTATCCGGTGCTGTGGGAGCGGGTGGCGCCGGACGGGTTCGACCGCGCCGACTGGCGCTGGACGGACGAGCGGCTGACCCGCCTGCGCGATCTCGGCATCAAGCCGATCGTCACGCTGGTCCACCATGGCAGCGGCCCGCGCAACACCAGCCTGCTGGACCCGGACTTCGCCACCGGCGTCGGCCGCTTCGCCGGAATGGTGGCCGGGCGCTACCCCTGGGTCGACGCCTACACGCCGGTGAACGAACCGCTGACCACCGCGCGGTTCAGCGGGCTCTACGGCCTGTGGTACCCGCATCTGCGGGACGAGGCGGCCTTCCTGCGCATGCTGGTGACCGAGACGCGGGCGACGCGGTTGGCCATGGCGGCGATCCGCCGGGTCAACCCGGACGCCCTGCTGATCCAGACCGAGGATCTGGCGAAGATCCACGCGACCCCGCCGCTGGCCGCCGCCGCGGAGATGCAGAACCAGCGACGCTGGCTGAGCCTGGACCTGCTGACCGGGCGCGTCACGCCGGACCATCCGTTCTGGCCGCGGTTGCGCGATGCCGGGCTGGCCGAGGAGATCGCCGGCTTCGTCGCGGATCCCTGCCCGCCGGACATCATCGGCTTCAACCACTACCTGTCGAGCGAACGCTGCCTCGACCACCGGGTCCACCGCTACCGCGGTCTCGGCCGGTCGCGCGACGGCAGCAACGGCCACATCGACGTCGAGGCCGTCTCGCTGATGGCGGAAGGGCCGACCGGCCCCGGCGGGCTGCTGCGAGAGGCCTGGGAGCGCTACCGCCTGCCGATGGCGGTGACGGAGGTGCACAACGGCTCGACCCGCGAGGACCAGCTCCGCTGGCTGTACGAGGTCTGGCAGGACGCCCGGTCGCTCGCCGCGGAGGGGGTGGATTTGCGGGCCGTCACGGTGTGGTCGCTGCTGGGCAGCTACGACTGGGACCAGTTGCTGACGCGCTGCGTCGGCTATTACGAGGCCGGGCCGTTCGACGTGCGGGCGCCGGTGCCGCGCGAGACGGCGCTGGCCCGCATGGTCCGCCGGATGGCGGACGGCGGTGCGGTCGATCATCCGGTGCTGGACGGCCCCGGACGCTGGCACCGTGCCGACCGGTTCCGCTGGCGCCCGGTGCGCTGCCGCCCGGACGTGCCGGACCGCCCCATCCCCTCCTGGCACCGCAGGCCGGAGGACGCGCGGCGGCTGCTGATCGTCGGCGCGACGGGAACGCTGGGCCGCGCCTTCGCCCGGGTCGCGGCCCGGCGCGGCCTCGCCCACCATCCGGCGGGCCGCGGCGAGGTGGACATCGCCGACCCGGCCTCGGTACAGGCGGCGCTGCTCCGCCACCGGCCCTGGGCGGTGATCAACGCCGCCGGCTTCGTCCGGGTGGACGAGGCGGAGGCGGACGGCCGGCGCTGCCGGCGCGAGAACGCCGAGGGGCCGGCCGTGCTGGCCGCCGCCTGCGCCGCGGCGGGCATCCCGCTGGTCGGCTTCTCCTCCGACCTCGTGTTCGACGGGACGAAGCGGGCGTCCTATGTGGAGGAAGACGCGGTTTGTCCGCTGAACGTCTATGGCGAGACGAAGGTCGCGGCCGAGCGGGCCATCGCGGCGACGGAGCGCGGGCTGGTCGTCCGCACCGGCGCCTTCTTCGGTCCCTGGGACGATCACAACTTCATCACCACCGCGCTCCGCCGGATGGAGCAGGGTCTGCCCGTCGCCGCGGCGGAGGACGTCACCGTCTCCCCCACCTATGTGCCCGATCTGGTCAACACGGTGCTGGAGCTGCTGATCGACGGCGAGCGGGGGATCTGGCACCTCGCCAGCGCCGGGGCCGTCACCTGGGCCGAACTGGCGCGGGAGGCGGCGCGGCGGGCCGGGCTGGATGCCGGGCTGGTCCGCGCGCTGCCGGGGGAGGAGCTGGGCTGGGCGGCGCGGCGGCCGCGCTACAGCGTGCTGGGCAGCGGGCGCGCGTCGCTGATGCCGCCGCTCGACGACGCGCTGGGCGCCTTCTTCCACGCATGGCGGGAGGAACGGCGGCGGAGCGCCGCGCCGGCCTCCGCCGTGCTGCCGCCGCCGGGACCGGAGACCCGCTCGGCCCCGACGCCGTCGGTGTCGCCGGCCTGCGACGCGGCGGAGTGA